In Bos indicus isolate NIAB-ARS_2022 breed Sahiwal x Tharparkar chromosome 2, NIAB-ARS_B.indTharparkar_mat_pri_1.0, whole genome shotgun sequence, a single genomic region encodes these proteins:
- the EN1 gene encoding homeobox protein engrailed-1, protein MEEQQPEPKSQRDSGLGAAAAVAAAPGSLTLSLSPGASGSSGSDGDSVPVSPQPAPPSPPAAPCLPPLAHHPHLPPHPPPPPPPPPQQHLAAPAHQPQPAAQLHRTTNFFIDNILRPDFGCKKEQPPPQLLVAAAAAAGGGTGGGRVERDRGQTGSGRDPVHPLGTRAPGAASLLCTADGNCGPPDGSPPATAGGAGASKAGNPAAAAAAAAAAAVAAAAAAAAAAAKPSDSGGGSGGGVGSPGAQGAKYPEHSNPAILLMGSANGGPVVKTDSQQPLVWPAWVYCTRYSDRPSSGPRTRKLKKKKNEKEDKRPRTAFTAEQLQRLKAEFQANRYITEQRRQTLAQELSLNESQIKIWFQNKRAKIKKATGIKNGLALHLMAQGLYNHSTTTVQDKDESE, encoded by the exons ATGGAAGAACAGCAGCCGGAACCTAAAAGTCAGCGCGACTCGGGCCtcggcgcggcggcggcggtggcggcggcccCCGGCAGCCTCACCCTGAGTCTCAGTCCCGGCGCAAGCGGCAGCAGCGGCAGCGATGGAGACAGCGTGCCGGTGTCCCCGCAGCCCGCGCCCCCCTCGCCGCCCGCGGCGCCCTGCCTGCCGCCCCTGGCCCACCACCCGCATCTCCCcccgcaccccccgcccccgccgccgccgccgccgcagcagCATCTCGCGGCGCCTGCTCACCAGCCGCAGCCCGCGGCCCAGCTGCACCGCACCACCAACTTTTTCATCGACAACATCCTGAGGCCGGACTTCGGCTGCAAAAAGGAGCAGCCGCCGCCGCAGCTCCTGGtggcggcggctgcggcggccGGAGGAGGCACAGGCGGAGGCCGGGTCGAGCGTGACAGAGGCCAGACCGGCTCAGGTAGAGACCCCGTCCACCCGCTGGGAACGAGGGCGCCGGGCGCCGCCTCACTCCTGTGCACCGCGGACGGGAACTGTGGCCCACCCGACGGCTCCCCGCCAGCCACCGCCGGCGGGGCGGGCGCGTCCAAAGCTGGGAAcccagcggcggcggcggctgcggcagcagcagcggccgtggcggcggcggcggcggcggcagcagcagcggccAAGCCTTCGGACAGCGGCGGTGGCAGTGGAGGCGGCGTGGGGAGTCCAGGTGCGCAGGGTGCTAAGTACCCGGAGCACAGCAACCCGGCCATACTGCTAATGGGCTCAGCCAACGGCGGGCCCGTTGTCAAAACTGACTCGCAGCAACCCCTCGTGTGGCCCGCCTGGGTCTACTGCACGCGCTACTCCGATCGCCCGTCCTCCG GTCCCCGCACCAGGAagctgaagaagaagaagaacgaGAAGGAGGACAAGCGGCCGAGAACGGCCTTCACGGCCGAGCAGCTGCAGAGACTCAAGGCGGAATTCCAGGCGAACCGCTACATCACTGAGCAGCGGCGGCAGACGCTGGCCCAGGAGCTCAGCCTCAACGAGTCCCAGATCAAGATCTGGTTCCAGAACAAGCGCGCCAAGATCAAGAAAGCCACGGGCATCAAGAACGGCCTGGCGCTGCACCTCATGGCGCAGGGACTATACAACCATTCAACCACCACGGTCCAGGACAAAGACGAGAGCGAGTAG